The following are encoded together in the Mumia sp. Pv4-285 genome:
- a CDS encoding DUF6328 family protein — protein MTDDGRVKGETRDERLTRNWNELLQELRVAQTGVQILTAFLLTVPFTERFEDLSDGQELVYLAVLSGSVAATALLVAPVAMHRALFRQGQRPWLVRAAHRCASVGLAALAITVSGVLWLVFDVVIGPTWAWWAFAASALLFGSLWIALPLLNHRARSRVS, from the coding sequence ATGACCGACGACGGGCGGGTGAAGGGCGAGACTCGCGACGAGCGGCTCACACGCAACTGGAACGAGCTCCTCCAGGAGCTGCGGGTCGCCCAGACCGGCGTCCAGATCCTCACCGCGTTCCTTCTCACCGTTCCGTTCACCGAGCGGTTCGAGGACCTCTCCGACGGCCAGGAGCTCGTCTACCTGGCGGTGCTCTCCGGCTCGGTGGCGGCGACGGCGCTCCTCGTGGCCCCGGTCGCCATGCACCGCGCACTCTTCCGTCAGGGTCAGCGACCCTGGCTCGTCCGTGCAGCGCACCGCTGCGCGAGCGTCGGTCTCGCCGCTCTGGCGATCACCGTCTCGGGCGTGCTCTGGCTGGTGTTCGACGTGGTGATCGGTCCGACCTGGGCCTGGTGGGCGTTCGCCGCGTCGGCACTGCTCTTCGGTTCCCTGTGGATCGCGCTGCCTCTGCTGAACCACAGGGCGCGATCGCGCGTCAGCTGA
- a CDS encoding CBS domain-containing protein, which yields MTTARDLMTEGAECVQENETLQQAAQKMRDLDVGALPICGEDDRLKGMLTDRDIVIRCIADGGDPASVTAGSLAQGKPVTIGADDSAEETLRTMARHDVRRLPVIDGHDLVGMVAQADVARSLDADVVGRVVQEISEA from the coding sequence ATGACGACGGCACGAGACCTCATGACCGAGGGCGCGGAGTGCGTCCAGGAGAACGAGACCCTGCAGCAGGCGGCGCAGAAGATGCGCGACCTCGACGTCGGCGCGCTGCCGATCTGCGGCGAGGACGATCGTCTGAAGGGCATGCTCACCGACCGCGACATCGTGATCCGGTGCATCGCCGACGGCGGCGACCCCGCCTCGGTCACGGCGGGGTCGCTCGCCCAGGGCAAGCCGGTGACCATCGGAGCCGACGACTCCGCGGAGGAGACCCTCCGGACGATGGCACGCCACGACGTCCGCCGGCTCCCGGTGATCGACGGCCACGACCTCGTCGGCATGGTCGCGCAGGCCGATGTGGCGCGGTCGCTCGACGCCGACGTGGTCGGCCGAGTCGTGCAGGAGATCTCGGAGGCCTGA
- a CDS encoding alcohol dehydrogenase catalytic domain-containing protein, translated as MKAVTWQGRRDVRVEEVPDPRIEEPTDAIIRVTSSGLCGSDLHLYEVLGPYMTPGDVLGHEPLGIVEEVGSGVPNLAVGDRVVVPFQISCGACWMCDRELYSQCETTQVREQGKGAALFGYSAMYGQVPGGQAEYLRVPLASSTAVQVEHGPPDDRFVYLSDVLPTAFQALEYAAVPDGGTLLVLGLGPIGQMAARLAVHRGVRVIGVDLVDDRLARASAHGAEVLDSREGHVAERVKDLTAGRGPESVVDAVGMEAHGSPVAQAAHTVVGVLPDMLSKPLMEHVGVDRLAALMTAIEVVQRGGTISLSGVYGGAADPLPMLDLFDKQVQLRMGQANVRRWIPQLLPLVQDPSDPLDVEGFATHHLPLDEAPSAYATFQRKTDGAQKILFRP; from the coding sequence ATGAAGGCAGTGACCTGGCAAGGACGACGCGACGTCCGCGTCGAGGAGGTCCCCGACCCCCGGATCGAGGAGCCGACCGACGCCATCATCCGCGTCACCAGCAGCGGCCTCTGCGGCTCGGACCTGCATCTGTACGAGGTGCTCGGGCCCTACATGACCCCAGGCGACGTGCTGGGGCACGAACCGCTCGGCATCGTCGAGGAGGTCGGGTCCGGAGTTCCCAACCTGGCCGTCGGCGACCGCGTCGTCGTCCCGTTCCAGATCTCGTGCGGCGCGTGCTGGATGTGCGACCGCGAGCTCTACAGCCAGTGCGAGACCACCCAGGTCCGCGAGCAGGGCAAGGGCGCCGCGCTCTTCGGCTACTCGGCGATGTACGGCCAGGTGCCTGGAGGGCAGGCGGAGTACCTTCGGGTCCCTCTCGCCTCGTCCACGGCGGTCCAGGTCGAGCACGGACCGCCCGACGACCGCTTCGTCTACCTCTCCGACGTCCTTCCCACGGCGTTCCAGGCCCTCGAGTACGCGGCCGTGCCGGACGGCGGGACCCTGCTCGTGCTGGGCCTCGGGCCGATCGGGCAGATGGCGGCACGCCTGGCGGTCCACCGGGGCGTCCGTGTGATCGGCGTCGATCTCGTCGACGACCGGCTCGCTCGCGCGTCGGCGCACGGTGCGGAGGTCCTCGACTCCCGGGAGGGCCATGTCGCCGAGCGGGTGAAGGATCTGACCGCAGGTCGCGGGCCCGAGAGCGTCGTCGACGCGGTCGGCATGGAGGCCCACGGGTCTCCTGTCGCCCAGGCGGCCCACACGGTGGTCGGCGTGCTCCCGGACATGCTGTCCAAGCCGCTGATGGAACACGTCGGCGTCGACCGGCTCGCGGCCCTGATGACGGCGATCGAGGTCGTGCAGCGTGGCGGCACGATCAGCCTGTCGGGCGTGTACGGCGGTGCCGCGGACCCGCTGCCGATGCTCGACCTCTTCGACAAGCAGGTGCAGCTGCGGATGGGCCAGGCCAACGTACGACGCTGGATCCCCCAGCTCCTGCCGCTCGTGCAGGATCCCTCGGACCCGCTCGACGTCGAGGGCTTCGCCACCCACCACCTGCCGCTCGACGAGGCGCCGTCGGCCTACGCGACGTTCCAGCGCAAGACCGACGGCGCCCAGAAGATCCTGTTCCGACCGTGA
- a CDS encoding CDGSH iron-sulfur domain-containing protein, translating to MSGQPRTPSAEVVLCPGGPALVRSDVLAVDVIVSDDQPAVKRPVVAFCRCGRTGREPWCDGTHKLARGSSSKKLPTRKDER from the coding sequence ATGAGCGGCCAGCCCCGGACACCTTCGGCCGAGGTCGTGCTCTGCCCCGGTGGACCGGCCCTGGTCCGCAGCGACGTCCTGGCCGTCGACGTGATCGTTTCCGACGACCAGCCGGCCGTGAAGCGTCCCGTGGTGGCGTTCTGCCGCTGCGGGCGCACCGGCCGCGAACCCTGGTGCGACGGCACGCACAAGCTCGCGCGCGGGTCGTCGTCCAAGAAGCTCCCGACGAGGAAGGACGAACGATGA
- a CDS encoding iron-containing redox enzyme family protein: protein MRLPRPRGPLSARLRHLLLDGDGPLEELDRTAEDRAAAEPPATVLDDHDLQLSLWMIYELSFRGFEEVDDRWESAPEVAGLRAVLERPFEQALRDVTEGWVNRALGVDGDVAEQVFALAEGFDEGPDLSRFIRRDATPDQVRAFLRQRSIYHLKEADPHTFVIPRLTGPAKAHLVELQYDEYGGGRSGYLHHELFAVTLREAGLDDAYGAYIEEADAPTLAGSNAMSLFCLHRRLRGAAMGHLAAFEATSSIPCRRIAAGLRRTGFGDTAARYYDEHVEADAVHEQLAAREICGTMVRAGDVTARDVLFGAAACLVLDSHQSEALMAQWDSTDEQALEAAR, encoded by the coding sequence ATGCGGCTTCCCCGACCGCGGGGGCCGCTGAGTGCCCGCCTGCGCCACCTCCTGCTCGACGGGGACGGCCCGCTCGAGGAGCTCGACCGGACGGCAGAGGACCGCGCCGCCGCGGAACCACCGGCGACGGTCCTCGACGACCACGACCTCCAGCTCAGTCTCTGGATGATCTACGAGCTCAGCTTCCGCGGGTTCGAGGAGGTCGACGACCGCTGGGAGTCGGCGCCCGAGGTCGCCGGACTTCGCGCCGTGCTCGAGCGCCCGTTCGAGCAGGCGCTCCGCGACGTCACCGAGGGCTGGGTCAACCGGGCGCTCGGAGTCGACGGAGATGTGGCGGAGCAGGTCTTCGCCCTCGCCGAGGGCTTCGACGAGGGGCCGGACCTCTCCCGGTTCATCCGGCGCGACGCGACGCCCGACCAGGTGCGCGCCTTTCTCCGCCAGCGCAGCATCTACCACCTCAAGGAGGCGGACCCGCACACCTTCGTCATCCCGCGGCTGACCGGCCCGGCGAAGGCGCACCTCGTCGAGCTGCAGTACGACGAGTACGGCGGCGGCCGCAGCGGCTACCTCCACCACGAGCTGTTCGCGGTCACGCTCCGCGAGGCGGGGCTCGACGACGCGTACGGCGCCTACATCGAGGAGGCCGACGCGCCGACGCTGGCCGGCTCGAACGCGATGTCGCTGTTCTGCCTGCACCGCCGGCTGCGCGGTGCCGCCATGGGTCACCTCGCTGCGTTCGAGGCGACCAGCTCGATCCCGTGCCGCCGGATCGCCGCGGGCCTGCGCCGGACCGGGTTCGGGGACACCGCGGCGCGCTACTACGACGAGCACGTCGAGGCCGACGCCGTCCACGAGCAGCTCGCGGCCCGCGAGATCTGCGGCACGATGGTCCGGGCCGGGGACGTCACCGCCCGCGACGTGCTGTTCGGCGCCGCCGCCTGCCTCGTCCTCGACTCCCACCAGTCCGAGGCTCTGATGGCGCAGTGGGACAGCACCGACGAGCAAGCCCTGGAGGCAGCCCGATGA
- a CDS encoding PRC-barrel domain-containing protein, which translates to MTPSTEPVRRRLSQLLGLEVVGPDGERVGYVNDVRAVLSAGTSGYTSMTLEGLVVSHRTAGSLLGYDRRAEQGPALVRAVVFALHRHATFASFDDVEEIDLDRRQIRLGRDPVPLREA; encoded by the coding sequence ATGACCCCGAGCACTGAGCCCGTACGCCGGCGGCTCTCGCAGCTGCTCGGCCTCGAGGTCGTCGGCCCCGACGGCGAGCGCGTCGGCTACGTCAACGACGTCCGTGCGGTGCTCTCCGCCGGGACGTCGGGCTACACCTCGATGACGTTGGAGGGCCTGGTGGTCTCGCACCGCACGGCGGGCTCGCTGCTCGGCTACGACCGGCGCGCGGAGCAGGGCCCAGCGCTGGTCCGTGCGGTCGTGTTCGCGCTGCACCGGCACGCCACGTTCGCGTCCTTCGACGACGTGGAGGAGATCGATCTCGACCGGCGACAGATCCGGCTCGGGCGAGACCCGGTGCCGCTGCGTGAGGCGTGA
- a CDS encoding NRAMP family divalent metal transporter, translated as MKGVFAVALGILTAIGGFVDIGDLVTNAQVGARFGLSLAVVTLVGVLGICVFAEMSGRVAAVSGRATFDLVRERLGPGMGLLNLLASMGVTLLTFVAEIGGIALALELASSVSYLLVVPVVAAAVWLVLWRVKFDVLENVFGLLGLALVVFAVAVWQLGPDWGEMITEAVTFAKPPDESWTVYAYYAVALFGAAMTPYEVFFFSSGGVEEHWSVRDLRTMRMNVFIGFPLGGILSLAIAAATSMLFQPLGVDVSTLGQVGMPVAQALGTIGVVVVLVGFFGATFGAACETGLSVGYSIAQYLGWQWGKYVRPLTAARFHAVMILAVVAAVLVLMTTVDPITVTEFSVVFSTIALPLTYLPILVVANDRTYMGEHVNGRLANALGTVFAGIILVAAVAAIPLMVITRMGQG; from the coding sequence GTGAAGGGCGTCTTCGCCGTCGCCCTCGGCATCCTCACCGCCATCGGAGGGTTCGTCGACATCGGCGACCTCGTCACCAACGCCCAGGTCGGGGCGCGCTTCGGGCTGTCGCTCGCCGTGGTGACTCTCGTCGGCGTCCTCGGCATCTGCGTGTTCGCCGAGATGTCGGGGCGCGTGGCGGCGGTGAGCGGGCGTGCGACGTTCGATCTGGTGCGCGAGCGCCTCGGTCCGGGCATGGGCCTCCTCAACCTCCTCGCCTCGATGGGCGTCACGTTGCTGACCTTCGTGGCCGAGATCGGCGGCATCGCCCTCGCGTTGGAGCTCGCCAGCTCCGTCTCGTACCTCCTCGTCGTCCCGGTCGTCGCCGCGGCGGTCTGGCTGGTGCTCTGGCGGGTGAAGTTCGACGTCCTCGAGAACGTGTTCGGCCTGCTGGGGCTCGCTCTGGTCGTCTTCGCGGTCGCCGTGTGGCAGCTCGGCCCGGACTGGGGCGAGATGATCACCGAGGCGGTCACCTTCGCGAAGCCGCCGGACGAGAGCTGGACCGTCTACGCCTACTACGCCGTCGCGCTGTTCGGCGCGGCGATGACCCCGTACGAGGTGTTCTTCTTCTCCTCCGGCGGCGTCGAGGAGCACTGGTCCGTCCGAGACCTGCGGACGATGCGGATGAACGTCTTCATCGGCTTCCCTCTCGGCGGGATCCTGTCGCTGGCGATCGCCGCAGCGACGAGCATGCTCTTCCAACCCCTGGGCGTCGACGTGTCCACCCTCGGGCAGGTCGGCATGCCCGTCGCGCAGGCGCTCGGGACGATCGGGGTCGTCGTGGTCCTCGTCGGCTTCTTCGGCGCCACGTTCGGCGCCGCCTGCGAGACCGGGCTCTCCGTCGGCTACAGCATCGCCCAGTACCTCGGGTGGCAGTGGGGCAAGTACGTCCGGCCGCTCACCGCGGCGCGCTTCCACGCGGTGATGATCCTCGCCGTCGTCGCGGCGGTGCTCGTGCTCATGACGACGGTCGACCCGATCACGGTGACGGAGTTCTCGGTCGTGTTCTCGACCATCGCGCTCCCCCTGACGTATCTGCCGATCCTCGTCGTCGCCAACGACCGCACCTACATGGGAGAGCACGTCAACGGGCGCCTGGCGAACGCTCTCGGCACCGTCTTCGCGGGGATCATCCTCGTTGCGGCGGTCGCGGCGATCCCGCTCATGGTGATCACGCGGATGGGGCAGGGATGA
- a CDS encoding AI-2E family transporter encodes MTRDRSAVLASGFSTLARWSWQLIAIAAGLFVLGWIIGKFWMIGYPVMLALIVTTLLGPPAAWLRGRGVPAALAAVVVVLGFLAVLTGVVAVLAPQVAGQAGDIAAEGGRGLQAIQDWVQDGPLGVTENQLDNAIQSLQDKLRDSADVISAGALSTLGAATNVIVNTVLVLMLTFFFVKDGHKFLPWLQRTLGGRVGTHLSEAGSRAWGTLGGFIRTQALVSFVDAVFIGLGLVILDVPLAIPLAVIVFFGGFIPIVGAFVTGALAVLITLVTNDFRDAVIMLIVIIAVQQLEGNVLSPWLQGKAMDLQAAVVLLAITAGSSLFGITGAFLAVPAVATAAAVLRYVNEQIALRADGPPPPPPLSPPPSDGPEGPFPRDDTPSTPPTHGVGPTPTPA; translated from the coding sequence GTGACCCGTGACCGCTCTGCCGTCCTCGCCAGCGGCTTCAGCACGCTCGCCCGCTGGTCGTGGCAGCTGATCGCCATCGCCGCCGGTCTGTTCGTCCTCGGCTGGATCATCGGCAAGTTCTGGATGATCGGCTATCCGGTGATGCTTGCGCTGATCGTGACGACGCTGCTCGGTCCTCCGGCGGCGTGGCTACGGGGGCGCGGCGTTCCCGCTGCCCTCGCGGCTGTGGTTGTCGTGCTCGGCTTTCTCGCGGTCCTGACGGGTGTGGTCGCGGTCCTGGCGCCGCAGGTGGCCGGCCAGGCCGGCGACATCGCCGCCGAGGGTGGCCGCGGCCTGCAGGCGATCCAGGACTGGGTCCAGGACGGTCCGCTCGGCGTCACCGAGAACCAGCTCGACAACGCGATCCAGTCGTTGCAGGACAAGCTCCGCGACAGCGCCGACGTCATCAGCGCCGGCGCCCTGTCCACCCTCGGTGCGGCGACCAACGTCATCGTCAACACGGTCCTCGTCCTGATGCTGACGTTCTTCTTCGTGAAGGACGGCCACAAGTTCCTCCCGTGGCTGCAGCGGACCCTCGGCGGACGGGTCGGCACGCACCTCAGCGAGGCAGGGAGCCGCGCGTGGGGCACGCTGGGCGGGTTCATCCGGACCCAGGCGCTGGTGTCGTTCGTCGACGCGGTCTTCATCGGGCTCGGCCTCGTCATCCTGGACGTCCCGCTCGCGATCCCGCTCGCCGTCATCGTGTTCTTCGGCGGGTTCATCCCGATCGTCGGCGCGTTCGTCACCGGGGCGCTCGCCGTGCTCATCACGTTGGTCACCAACGACTTCCGCGACGCCGTCATCATGCTGATCGTGATCATCGCCGTGCAGCAGCTCGAGGGCAACGTCCTCTCGCCCTGGCTGCAGGGCAAGGCGATGGACCTGCAGGCGGCGGTCGTGCTCCTCGCGATCACGGCCGGCAGCTCGCTGTTCGGCATCACGGGCGCGTTCCTGGCGGTGCCGGCCGTGGCGACCGCCGCAGCGGTCCTGCGCTACGTCAACGAGCAGATCGCGCTGCGGGCCGACGGTCCGCCGCCGCCACCACCGCTGTCACCGCCGCCGTCCGACGGTCCCGAGGGGCCGTTCCCTCGCGACGACACCCCGAGCACCCCGCCGACCCACGGCGTCGGACCCACACCGACCCCCGCCTGA
- a CDS encoding uracil-DNA glycosylase, whose translation MPAAPLTDLVAPDWAEALAPVAGQVAAMGDFLRAEIAAGHQYLPEGRHVLRAFQEPMASVKVLVVGQDPYPTPGHAVGLSFSVAPHVRPVPRSLMNIFAEMRTDLGVPEPTSGDLTPWAKQGVLLLNRVLTVAPGRPASHRGKGWEPVTEQAIKALVARDQPLVALLWGRDAQSLQPWLGDIPVIASPHPSPLSASRGFFGSRPFSRVNAALSALGSAPVDWRLP comes from the coding sequence GTGCCCGCCGCCCCCCTGACAGATCTCGTCGCTCCCGACTGGGCCGAGGCGCTCGCGCCCGTCGCCGGACAGGTCGCCGCGATGGGCGACTTCCTGCGTGCGGAGATCGCCGCCGGCCACCAGTACCTCCCGGAGGGACGCCACGTCCTCCGCGCCTTCCAGGAGCCGATGGCGTCGGTGAAGGTGCTCGTCGTCGGCCAGGACCCGTACCCGACGCCGGGCCACGCGGTCGGGCTCTCGTTCTCGGTGGCCCCGCACGTGCGGCCGGTGCCGCGGAGCCTGATGAACATCTTCGCGGAGATGCGTACCGACCTCGGGGTGCCCGAGCCGACGTCCGGCGACCTCACGCCGTGGGCGAAGCAGGGAGTCCTGCTCCTCAACCGGGTCCTGACCGTGGCACCCGGTAGGCCGGCGAGCCACCGGGGCAAGGGCTGGGAGCCCGTCACGGAGCAGGCCATCAAGGCGCTCGTCGCCCGGGACCAGCCGCTGGTCGCCCTGCTGTGGGGCCGCGACGCGCAGTCGTTGCAGCCGTGGCTCGGTGACATCCCGGTCATCGCCTCTCCCCATCCGAGCCCCTTGTCGGCGTCGCGCGGATTCTTCGGATCGCGCCCGTTCAGCCGCGTCAACGCCGCACTGTCGGCCCTCGGCAGCGCGCCTGTCGACTGGAGACTTCCCTGA
- a CDS encoding YidH family protein yields the protein MSGTDQRFVLANERTYLAYVRTALALIVTGGAVVQLGDILGGTGRTRLVGSVILAGGIVIAVLGYLRWRDNDRRIADDLPLRATPIPMLLVTGVASLGILVLVLSLI from the coding sequence ATGAGCGGAACCGACCAGCGCTTCGTCCTGGCCAACGAGCGCACCTACCTCGCGTACGTCCGTACGGCCCTGGCCCTGATCGTCACCGGCGGCGCCGTCGTCCAGCTCGGCGACATCCTCGGCGGGACGGGCCGTACGCGCCTGGTCGGATCCGTCATCCTCGCCGGAGGAATCGTCATCGCGGTCCTCGGCTACCTGCGCTGGCGCGACAACGACAGGCGCATCGCGGACGACCTGCCGCTGCGCGCGACGCCGATCCCGATGCTCCTCGTGACCGGGGTGGCTTCGCTGGGCATCCTGGTGCTGGTCCTCTCGCTGATCTGA
- a CDS encoding SigE family RNA polymerase sigma factor, whose amino-acid sequence MTDLPRATDAEAFVREHATWMVRLAYLLTGGREDALDLAQETCERVWRSWDAVAAADDPRAYAATIMANLQRSRWRRKRPFEVPYEDTRHDAPTSTLGFEEVDALRRGLDRLSERQRKAIVLRYWVDLDDATIAEALDCRPATVRSLLARGVARLRADLDQSADGIGS is encoded by the coding sequence ATGACGGACCTGCCGCGCGCCACGGACGCCGAGGCGTTCGTGCGCGAGCACGCGACGTGGATGGTCCGGCTGGCCTACCTCCTCACCGGCGGTCGCGAGGACGCCCTCGACCTGGCGCAGGAGACGTGCGAGCGGGTCTGGCGCTCGTGGGACGCGGTCGCCGCGGCCGACGACCCCCGGGCGTACGCCGCGACCATCATGGCCAACCTCCAGCGCAGCCGATGGAGGCGCAAGCGGCCGTTCGAGGTCCCGTACGAGGACACGAGGCACGACGCGCCGACCTCGACGCTGGGGTTCGAGGAGGTCGACGCGTTGCGCCGTGGCCTCGACCGGCTGTCGGAGCGACAACGGAAGGCGATCGTGCTGCGCTACTGGGTGGACCTCGACGACGCGACGATCGCCGAGGCGCTCGACTGCCGACCGGCGACCGTCCGCAGTCTGCTCGCGCGTGGCGTCGCGCGGCTTCGTGCCGATCTGGACCAGTCGGCCGACGGGATCGGGTCATGA
- a CDS encoding PASTA domain-containing protein codes for MNADELRRGLDALAERAPDGEDLLDRVAVGRWLGRPEASARSRKAAPLLAAAACAALVAGVAFVPSIFDRSRDEQTSSPRRDDAGGANAGMGHLTAVSTRQVGRGRVVVSVPVTWSSVQPQCSEPVVDGYFFTVGFFRACSAHRPPGITTLQIDSIAATGRNPDDPGERTHDLGGHPYGVARSSQAGYETAVVVVPDEDVRLTVRGPGASVETIVASLALLPEGAVAIPQLSIGIDDGEAGNDALPTLAELRRRLERVGLAMEIDRGGSSPEDYARLKVTPRPGTVVDVGSTVLVELVGTRGIP; via the coding sequence ATGAACGCCGACGAGCTGCGGCGCGGGCTGGACGCCCTCGCGGAGCGGGCTCCCGACGGGGAGGACCTGCTCGACCGTGTTGCGGTGGGACGCTGGCTCGGTCGACCTGAGGCGTCCGCGCGCAGCCGCAAGGCCGCCCCGCTGCTCGCGGCGGCGGCGTGCGCGGCCCTTGTCGCGGGCGTGGCGTTCGTCCCGTCGATCTTCGACAGGTCTCGCGATGAACAGACCTCGTCGCCGAGGCGCGACGACGCCGGCGGGGCGAACGCCGGGATGGGTCACCTGACGGCCGTCAGCACGCGTCAGGTGGGCAGGGGGCGTGTCGTCGTCTCGGTTCCCGTGACGTGGAGCTCTGTCCAACCGCAGTGCAGCGAGCCCGTGGTCGACGGCTACTTCTTCACGGTCGGCTTCTTCAGGGCCTGCTCGGCCCATCGCCCTCCAGGCATCACGACCCTCCAGATCGACTCGATCGCCGCCACGGGCCGCAACCCGGACGACCCGGGGGAGAGGACCCACGACCTTGGCGGACACCCGTACGGCGTGGCGCGCTCGTCCCAGGCCGGGTACGAGACCGCAGTCGTCGTGGTGCCTGACGAAGACGTGCGCCTGACCGTACGCGGCCCGGGCGCTTCCGTGGAGACGATCGTGGCGTCGCTCGCGCTGCTCCCGGAGGGTGCGGTTGCTATCCCGCAGCTCTCGATCGGCATCGACGACGGTGAAGCCGGCAACGACGCGCTGCCCACGCTGGCGGAGCTGCGGCGACGGCTCGAGCGGGTCGGACTGGCGATGGAGATCGACCGGGGCGGCAGTTCCCCGGAGGACTACGCACGACTGAAAGTCACGCCCCGCCCCGGGACGGTCGTCGACGTGGGGTCGACGGTCCTCGTCGAGCTTGTCGGCACCCGCGGCATCCCGTGA